In Myxococcota bacterium, the following proteins share a genomic window:
- a CDS encoding Crp/Fnr family transcriptional regulator, whose amino-acid sequence MKDRNEALRAIPLFRDLGEKDLADIAGLLIDRKFPRDAVIYEDGSIGDYMYIIQEGQVKVTKMSEDGREKILEILGPGDFHGEMALLDRAPRSASVKTTTPCVLLALSRQDFLGLLKQNHEVTLELIRVLARRLRETDEQIKGLLFERVEGRTRRLLARLAKEPVPERQDRMATSPITHQQLADLVGTSRETITRVVKELKDEGWLEQEGKRYLVPAADANSE is encoded by the coding sequence ATGAAAGACCGCAACGAAGCTCTGCGCGCGATTCCGTTGTTCCGGGATCTCGGTGAGAAGGATCTCGCCGACATCGCGGGCCTGCTGATCGACCGCAAGTTCCCGCGCGATGCCGTCATCTACGAGGACGGCTCGATCGGCGACTACATGTACATCATCCAGGAAGGGCAGGTGAAGGTCACCAAGATGTCCGAGGACGGGCGCGAGAAGATCCTCGAGATCCTCGGCCCGGGTGACTTCCACGGCGAGATGGCGCTGCTCGACCGCGCGCCGCGCTCGGCCTCCGTGAAGACCACGACGCCCTGCGTGCTGCTGGCGCTGTCGCGCCAGGACTTCCTGGGCCTGCTCAAGCAGAACCACGAAGTGACTCTCGAGCTGATCCGTGTGCTCGCGCGCCGCCTGCGCGAGACCGACGAGCAGATCAAGGGGCTCCTGTTCGAGCGCGTCGAGGGCCGCACCCGGCGCCTGCTCGCCCGCCTGGCCAAGGAGCCGGTGCCCGAACGCCAGGACCGCATGGCGACGTCACCCATCACGCACCAGCAACTTGCCGACCTCGTGGGCACCAGCCGCGAGACCATCACCCGCGTGGTGAAGGAGCTGAAGGACGAGGGCTGGCTGGAGCAGGAAGGCAAGCGCTACCTGGTCCCGGCGGCCGACGCGAATTCCGAATAG
- a CDS encoding cupin domain-containing protein, with protein MSRRVEKPWGHEEIWAETPRYLGKILAIKAGKRLSLQLHRQKDEAIYVLRGTLRLTLENDKGALEVTDLQPGASRRIEPGRRHRFEAVSDCELCEVSSPEIDDVVRIEDDYGRAPNAS; from the coding sequence ATGTCGCGGCGTGTCGAAAAGCCCTGGGGGCACGAAGAGATCTGGGCGGAGACCCCGCGCTATCTCGGCAAGATTCTCGCGATCAAGGCGGGCAAGCGGCTCTCGCTGCAGCTCCATCGCCAGAAGGACGAAGCCATCTACGTGCTGCGCGGCACGCTGCGGCTCACGCTCGAGAACGACAAGGGCGCGCTCGAGGTCACTGATCTGCAGCCCGGCGCGAGCCGCCGCATCGAGCCCGGCCGGCGCCACCGCTTCGAGGCCGTCTCGGACTGCGAGCTGTGCGAGGTCTCGAGCCCCGAGATCGACGACGTCGTGCGGATCGAAGACGACTACGGCCGCGCGCCCAACGCTTCGTAG
- a CDS encoding mannose-1-phosphate guanylyltransferase, producing the protein MLPVVLAGGAGTRFWPASRRAVPKPFVPLVGRRTLIGDTLQRLRLLAPAARTLVVSAEALAGATRAALRGHPGTRLLLEPVARNTAAAIAWAAAEALGRGASGVIGVFPADHHIPDARAFAAAVRTCARAAADGEKLVLLGIEPSWPDTAYGYLRLGKGARGGVVPVARFVEKPDAARARRFVADGGYLWNAGMVLARPERILAETRALAPEVWDALGPTLERIAKGGRPPRAALARAYRAVRPLSFDYAVLERSRRVFALRGRFAWSDLGSWDALGAHLPALGENRVHAGTPPVLLDAQHNVVWTSTDKTVALLGVKDLLVIQTTDALLVCANHRAQDVRKIVDELARRGREDLL; encoded by the coding sequence GTGCTGCCCGTCGTGCTGGCGGGCGGCGCGGGCACGCGCTTCTGGCCTGCCAGCCGGCGCGCGGTGCCGAAGCCGTTCGTGCCGCTGGTGGGCCGCCGTACACTGATCGGTGACACCCTGCAGCGCCTGCGGCTGCTCGCGCCCGCGGCGCGCACCCTGGTCGTGTCGGCCGAGGCGCTGGCCGGCGCCACGCGCGCGGCGCTGCGCGGGCACCCGGGCACGCGGCTCTTGCTCGAGCCGGTCGCGCGCAACACTGCGGCCGCGATCGCCTGGGCCGCGGCCGAGGCGCTGGGTCGCGGCGCTTCGGGAGTCATCGGAGTGTTTCCCGCCGATCACCACATTCCCGACGCGCGCGCCTTCGCGGCGGCGGTGCGCACGTGCGCGCGGGCGGCCGCCGACGGCGAGAAACTCGTGCTGCTGGGCATCGAGCCGTCCTGGCCCGACACCGCCTACGGCTACCTGCGCCTGGGCAAGGGCGCGCGCGGCGGCGTGGTGCCGGTGGCGCGCTTCGTCGAGAAGCCCGACGCCGCGCGCGCGCGGCGCTTCGTCGCCGACGGCGGCTACCTGTGGAACGCGGGCATGGTTCTGGCGCGGCCCGAGCGGATCCTGGCCGAGACGCGCGCGCTCGCGCCCGAGGTCTGGGACGCCCTGGGCCCGACGCTGGAGCGCATCGCCAAGGGCGGCCGCCCGCCGCGCGCCGCGCTCGCGCGCGCCTATCGCGCGGTCCGCCCGCTCTCGTTCGACTACGCGGTCCTGGAGCGCAGCCGGCGCGTGTTCGCCTTGCGCGGGCGTTTCGCCTGGAGTGACCTCGGCAGCTGGGACGCGCTGGGTGCGCACCTGCCCGCGCTCGGCGAGAATCGGGTGCATGCGGGCACGCCACCGGTCCTGCTCGATGCGCAACACAATGTCGTGTGGACCTCGACCGATAAGACTGTCGCGCTCCTCGGCGTGAAGGATCTGCTTGTGATCCAGACCACCGATGCACTTCTGGTCTGTGCTAACCATCGGGCGCAAGACGTGCGAAAGATCGTGGACGAGCTGGCTCGCCGCGGCCGTGAGGATCTCCTGTGA
- a CDS encoding VanZ family protein, whose product MKAGRSGVGIEPLRGLVALLYMGGVLSLSALPGRTVARWGLSVHQLDLLHIPLFAGLAMVTLWAIVAPRVPRALCVLLAVTLFAAGDEILQLWVPGRVASYADFARDALGAVIGVALSEGMRPVAIALREWGR is encoded by the coding sequence ATGAAGGCCGGCAGGTCCGGGGTCGGGATCGAGCCGCTGCGCGGGCTGGTGGCGCTCTTGTACATGGGCGGCGTGCTCTCGCTCTCGGCGCTGCCCGGGCGGACGGTCGCGCGCTGGGGGCTGTCGGTGCACCAGCTCGACCTGCTGCACATCCCGCTGTTCGCCGGCCTGGCAATGGTTACCCTATGGGCGATCGTTGCCCCGCGCGTGCCGCGTGCGCTGTGTGTGCTTTTGGCAGTGACTCTGTTCGCGGCGGGCGACGAGATTCTGCAGCTCTGGGTCCCGGGACGCGTGGCGTCGTACGCGGATTTCGCGCGCGACGCGCTCGGGGCGGTGATCGGCGTGGCGCTCTCGGAGGGCATGCGGCCGGTCGCCATCGCGCTGAGGGAGTGGGGAAGATGA
- a CDS encoding sigma-54 dependent transcriptional regulator: MKPVQRVLIVDDDASAREWLGAFMRSRGLVPVAAASGEEALEELRRATPDVVTLDLVLPGMDGIATLRALKASAPRVPVIILSGVGTTQAIVEALRFGAADFLRKPFEVEELEIALDKVLARAALEAESGPRVRFSDGAFGAASAPLFAGQSSKMRLVDDMIDHVADTDITVLIRGESGTGKELVARTIWTRSNRARRPFVKVNCAALPHELLESELFGYEKGAFTGAHKRKLGKFEIANGGTIFLDEISEMHPSLQAKLLQVLQDGQFSRLGGHGDVAVDARVIAATNRHLEAAVREGSFREDLFYRLNVVTIQLPPLRERRDEVPPLTDHFLERYAREYGKEAKPLPDEVRAAFLVYDWPGNIRELENLVKRIVVLGDAAPVLAELRARSASAPRAPAPAPASTGELDRYLAGETPRVSLKRVAREAAQVAEARLIARVLQRTRWNRKEAAAILQISYKALLYKMRDAGLSDSPRP, from the coding sequence ATGAAGCCGGTACAGAGAGTCCTGATCGTCGACGACGACGCGAGCGCCAGAGAGTGGCTCGGCGCGTTCATGCGTTCGCGCGGGCTCGTGCCGGTCGCGGCGGCCTCGGGCGAGGAAGCGCTCGAGGAGCTGCGCCGCGCGACCCCGGACGTGGTGACCCTGGACCTCGTGCTGCCGGGCATGGACGGCATTGCGACGCTGCGCGCGCTGAAGGCCTCGGCGCCGCGCGTGCCCGTGATCATCCTCTCGGGCGTCGGCACCACGCAGGCCATCGTCGAGGCGCTGCGTTTCGGTGCGGCCGATTTCCTGCGCAAGCCTTTCGAAGTCGAGGAGCTCGAGATCGCGCTCGACAAGGTGCTGGCGCGCGCCGCGCTCGAGGCCGAGAGCGGGCCGCGCGTGCGCTTCTCCGACGGCGCGTTCGGCGCCGCGTCCGCGCCGCTGTTCGCGGGTCAGAGCAGCAAGATGCGCCTGGTCGACGACATGATCGACCACGTCGCGGACACCGACATCACCGTGCTGATCCGCGGCGAGAGCGGAACGGGCAAGGAGCTGGTCGCGCGCACGATCTGGACCCGCTCCAACCGCGCGCGCCGGCCGTTCGTGAAGGTGAACTGCGCGGCGCTGCCGCACGAGCTGCTCGAGAGCGAGCTGTTCGGCTACGAGAAGGGCGCCTTCACCGGCGCGCACAAGCGCAAGCTCGGCAAGTTCGAGATCGCCAACGGCGGGACGATCTTCCTCGACGAGATCTCCGAGATGCACCCGAGCCTGCAGGCGAAGCTGTTGCAAGTGCTGCAGGACGGTCAGTTCTCGCGGCTCGGCGGTCACGGCGACGTGGCGGTCGACGCGCGCGTGATCGCGGCGACCAACCGCCACCTCGAGGCGGCGGTGCGCGAGGGCAGCTTCCGCGAAGACCTCTTCTACCGGCTGAACGTGGTCACCATCCAGCTGCCGCCCTTGCGCGAGCGCCGCGACGAGGTTCCGCCGCTCACCGATCACTTCCTCGAGCGCTACGCGCGCGAGTACGGCAAGGAGGCCAAGCCGCTGCCGGACGAGGTGCGCGCCGCGTTCCTGGTCTACGACTGGCCGGGCAACATCCGCGAGCTCGAGAACCTGGTCAAGCGCATCGTCGTCTTGGGCGACGCCGCGCCCGTGCTCGCCGAGCTGCGCGCGCGCAGCGCCTCCGCGCCGCGCGCGCCCGCGCCGGCCCCGGCCTCGACCGGCGAGCTCGATCGCTATCTCGCTGGGGAGACCCCACGAGTCAGCTTGAAGCGCGTCGCGCGCGAAGCGGCGCAGGTGGCCGAGGCGCGACTCATCGCGCGGGTCCTGCAGCGCACGCGCTGGAACCGGAAGGAAGCCGCGGCGATCCTGCAGATCAGCTACAAGGCCTTGCTGTACAAGATGAGAGACGCGGGTCTCTCGGACTCCCCTAGGCCCTAG
- a CDS encoding polysaccharide biosynthesis/export family protein yields MPPRPSPAKTLLSALLALGLAGCGTTMRQQPTAQQLEEGAVAAQSDYLIGAMDVLQISVWKEEALSLAQVEVRLDGKISVPLVDDIQAAGLTTTQLKDAITERLKEFVTAPQVTVIVLKVGSKNVFVLGEVARQGVIPLQPEMRVLDAIAISGGFSAFAGKRRVKIIRGHGSQPAEFLFDYDSFVDGENVAQNILLLPGDQIIVPEERPFWR; encoded by the coding sequence ATGCCCCCCCGACCTTCTCCCGCGAAGACCCTTCTGTCTGCGCTTCTGGCGCTGGGCCTCGCGGGCTGCGGAACCACGATGCGCCAGCAGCCGACCGCGCAGCAGCTCGAAGAGGGCGCGGTCGCCGCGCAGAGCGACTACCTGATCGGCGCGATGGACGTGCTGCAGATCAGCGTGTGGAAGGAAGAAGCGCTGTCACTCGCCCAGGTCGAGGTGCGGCTCGACGGCAAGATCTCGGTGCCGCTGGTCGACGACATCCAGGCCGCCGGGCTCACCACCACGCAGCTCAAGGACGCGATCACCGAGCGCCTGAAGGAGTTCGTGACTGCGCCCCAGGTCACCGTGATCGTGCTCAAGGTCGGGTCCAAGAACGTGTTCGTGCTGGGCGAGGTGGCGCGCCAGGGCGTGATCCCCTTGCAGCCGGAGATGCGCGTGCTCGACGCGATCGCGATCTCGGGCGGCTTCAGCGCTTTCGCCGGCAAGCGCCGCGTGAAGATCATCCGCGGTCACGGGTCACAGCCCGCGGAGTTCCTGTTCGACTACGACTCGTTCGTGGACGGCGAGAACGTCGCGCAGAACATCCTGCTCCTGCCCGGAGATCAGATCATTGTTCCGGAAGAACGACCGTTCTGGCGCTAG
- a CDS encoding UDP-glucose/GDP-mannose dehydrogenase family protein, whose protein sequence is MNIAVIGTGYVGLVTGACFAEFGIHVTCVDKDAEKVARLEAGEIPIFEPGLEEIVRRNMQAGLLQFTTDAERAVQHSLVIFIAVPTPPSADGSTDLSYVDEVARTIGGHLDGYKVVVTKSTVPVKTAERVRRIISESAAAAGREGVLCSVASNPEFLREGSAVEDFMRPDRVVIGAEDPQAIAILKDLYKPLNLIEVPFVITNVATAELIKYASNAFLATKISFINEVSALCEAVGADVHDVSRAMGLDGRIGRKFLHPGPGYGGSCFPKDTLSLVQFSREFGVEQRIVSATVAANQAQRERMLDKVERMVGGVAGKTLGVLGLSFKPNTDDVRDSPSIWVSQQLLWRGAHLRCFDPQAMENAARELEGAVFCEDPYDTAKGCDALLFLTEWNQFRKLDLGLLKERLRQPVVVDMRNICEPAEMRRLGFRYTGVGR, encoded by the coding sequence ATGAACATCGCGGTGATCGGTACGGGCTACGTCGGTCTGGTGACCGGCGCGTGTTTCGCAGAGTTCGGCATCCACGTGACCTGCGTGGACAAGGACGCGGAGAAGGTCGCGCGCCTCGAGGCGGGCGAGATCCCGATCTTCGAGCCGGGGCTCGAGGAGATCGTGCGCCGCAACATGCAGGCGGGACTGCTGCAGTTCACGACCGACGCCGAGCGCGCGGTGCAGCACTCACTCGTGATCTTCATCGCGGTGCCCACGCCGCCCAGCGCGGACGGCAGCACCGATCTGTCGTACGTGGACGAGGTCGCGCGCACGATCGGCGGCCACCTCGACGGCTACAAGGTCGTGGTCACCAAGAGCACCGTGCCGGTGAAGACCGCGGAGCGCGTGCGGCGCATCATCAGTGAGTCGGCCGCCGCCGCGGGCCGCGAGGGCGTGCTGTGCTCGGTCGCGTCGAACCCCGAGTTCCTGCGCGAGGGCAGCGCGGTCGAGGACTTCATGCGCCCCGACCGCGTGGTGATCGGTGCCGAGGACCCGCAGGCGATCGCGATCCTGAAGGACCTGTACAAGCCGCTGAACCTGATCGAGGTCCCGTTCGTGATCACGAACGTCGCGACCGCGGAGCTGATCAAGTACGCGAGCAACGCGTTTCTCGCCACCAAGATCAGCTTCATCAACGAGGTGTCCGCGCTGTGCGAGGCGGTGGGCGCCGACGTGCACGACGTGTCTCGCGCGATGGGCCTCGACGGGCGCATCGGCCGCAAGTTCCTGCACCCCGGGCCGGGCTACGGCGGCTCGTGCTTCCCGAAGGACACGCTGTCGCTGGTGCAGTTCAGCCGCGAGTTCGGCGTCGAGCAGCGCATCGTCTCGGCCACGGTCGCCGCCAACCAGGCGCAGCGCGAGCGCATGCTCGACAAGGTCGAGCGCATGGTCGGCGGGGTGGCGGGCAAGACGCTGGGCGTGCTCGGTCTCTCGTTCAAGCCCAACACCGACGACGTGCGCGACTCACCTTCCATCTGGGTGAGTCAGCAGCTCTTGTGGCGCGGGGCGCACCTGCGCTGCTTCGACCCGCAGGCCATGGAGAACGCCGCGCGCGAGCTCGAGGGCGCGGTGTTCTGCGAGGACCCCTACGACACCGCGAAGGGCTGCGACGCGCTGTTGTTCCTCACCGAGTGGAACCAGTTCCGCAAGCTCGATCTGGGGCTCTTGAAGGAGCGCCTGCGCCAGCCCGTGGTCGTGGACATGCGCAACATCTGCGAGCCCGCCGAGATGCGGCGCCTGGGCTTCCGTTACACCGGGGTCGGCCGATAG
- a CDS encoding NAD-dependent epimerase/dehydratase family protein: MLVTGGAGAIGSVLVDALLARGDEVAVLDSFHDFYPRARKELNLARARAQPGFAGVFELDVRDVDGVAKTVERFAPRAIVHLAARAGVRPSLADPVTYADVNLLGTSVVLNAAARQGVERFVFASSSSVYGERPRGEFTEDLAADRPLSPYGATKRGGELLCHAAHAASGLAVTCLRFFNAYGPRMRPDLALHKFATLMLEGRPIPVFGDGSIERDFTFVADTVDGIVRALDRAAGFHVYNLGRGKPVTVNDIIATLERVIGRRAERESLPAAPGDLPRTWASTALAAAELGYAPRVELEEGVARTVAWLRDEGECVTG, translated from the coding sequence GTGCTGGTCACCGGCGGCGCGGGCGCGATCGGCTCGGTGCTGGTCGATGCGCTGCTCGCGCGCGGGGACGAGGTCGCCGTCCTCGACTCCTTCCACGACTTCTATCCGCGCGCCCGCAAAGAGCTGAATCTCGCGCGCGCCCGCGCGCAGCCTGGCTTCGCGGGCGTGTTCGAGCTCGACGTGCGCGACGTGGACGGGGTCGCGAAGACGGTCGAGCGCTTCGCGCCGCGCGCGATCGTGCACCTGGCGGCGCGCGCGGGCGTGCGGCCCAGCCTGGCGGACCCGGTCACCTACGCCGACGTGAACCTGCTCGGCACCTCGGTGGTGCTGAACGCGGCCGCGCGCCAGGGCGTCGAACGCTTCGTGTTCGCGTCGTCGTCGAGCGTCTACGGAGAACGGCCGCGCGGCGAGTTCACCGAGGACCTCGCGGCCGACCGGCCGCTGTCGCCCTACGGCGCGACCAAGCGCGGCGGCGAGCTGTTGTGTCACGCGGCGCACGCCGCGAGCGGGCTGGCGGTGACTTGTCTGCGCTTCTTCAACGCCTACGGCCCGCGCATGCGCCCCGACCTGGCCCTACACAAATTTGCGACGCTCATGCTCGAGGGCCGGCCGATCCCGGTGTTCGGCGACGGCTCGATCGAGCGCGATTTCACGTTCGTGGCCGACACCGTGGACGGCATCGTGCGTGCGCTCGACCGCGCCGCGGGCTTCCACGTCTACAACCTGGGCCGCGGCAAGCCCGTGACCGTGAACGACATCATCGCGACGCTCGAGCGCGTGATCGGCCGGCGCGCCGAGCGCGAGAGCCTGCCGGCCGCGCCGGGCGACCTGCCGCGCACCTGGGCCTCCACGGCGCTGGCCGCCGCCGAGCTGGGCTACGCGCCGCGCGTGGAGCTCGAGGAGGGCGTGGCGCGCACCGTGGCCTGGCTGCGCGACGAAGGCGAGTGTGTCACTGGGTGA